One window of Nocardioides dongkuii genomic DNA carries:
- a CDS encoding homogentisate 1,2-dioxygenase — protein sequence MAYYRQVGEVPRQRHTQLRDGDGRLRREELMGEEGFSSDSSLLYHRGVPSAIVAADVWELPDQSRVPNHPLRPRHLRLHALETGPDAVADRRLVLGNHDVRIGYVVTGVAPSAYYRNAVGDECVFVESGTGVVETPFGTVPYRAGDYVVVPRATTHRWVPAEASRLYAIEASSHVAPPKRYLSRYGQLLEHAPYSERDLHGPTAPLLVEGTDVEVLVKHRTSAGIVGTRMVHATHPFDVVGWDGCLYPYTLNIEDYMPITGKVHQPPPVHQVFEGHGFVICNFLPRKVDYHPLAIPVPYYHSNVDSDEVMFYVAGDYEARKGSGIGVGSISLHPGGHAHGPQPEAIEASLGAESFEETAVMVDTFAPLELGEAGRAVEDPAYAWSWAGRSVSRPPAAH from the coding sequence ATGGCGTACTACCGGCAGGTCGGCGAGGTCCCGCGGCAGCGGCACACGCAGCTGCGCGACGGCGACGGGCGGCTCCGCCGCGAGGAGCTGATGGGCGAGGAGGGGTTCTCCTCGGACTCCTCGCTGCTCTACCACCGGGGGGTGCCCTCGGCGATCGTCGCCGCCGACGTCTGGGAGCTGCCCGACCAGTCTCGGGTGCCCAACCACCCGCTCCGGCCGCGGCACCTGCGCCTGCACGCCCTGGAGACCGGCCCGGACGCGGTCGCCGACCGGCGGCTGGTGCTCGGCAACCACGACGTCCGGATCGGGTACGTCGTCACCGGCGTCGCGCCCTCGGCGTACTACCGCAACGCGGTCGGCGACGAGTGCGTGTTCGTGGAGTCCGGCACCGGCGTCGTCGAGACCCCGTTCGGGACGGTGCCCTACCGGGCCGGCGACTACGTCGTGGTGCCGCGCGCCACGACCCACCGCTGGGTGCCCGCGGAGGCCTCGCGGCTCTACGCGATCGAGGCGAGCAGCCACGTCGCGCCCCCGAAGCGGTACCTCTCCCGCTACGGCCAGCTGCTCGAGCACGCGCCGTACTCCGAGCGCGACCTGCACGGCCCGACCGCGCCGCTGCTGGTCGAGGGCACGGACGTCGAGGTGCTGGTCAAGCACCGCACCAGCGCGGGCATCGTCGGCACCCGGATGGTGCACGCGACCCACCCCTTCGACGTGGTCGGCTGGGACGGCTGCCTCTACCCGTACACGCTGAACATCGAGGACTACATGCCGATCACCGGCAAGGTGCACCAGCCGCCGCCGGTGCACCAGGTCTTCGAGGGGCACGGCTTCGTGATCTGCAACTTCCTGCCGCGCAAGGTCGACTACCACCCGCTGGCGATCCCGGTGCCGTACTACCACTCCAACGTCGACAGCGACGAGGTGATGTTCTACGTCGCCGGCGACTACGAGGCCCGCAAGGGCTCCGGCATCGGCGTCGGCTCGATCTCCCTGCACCCGGGCGGGCACGCGCACGGCCCGCAGCCGGAGGCGATCGAGGCCTCGCTGGGCGCGGAATCGTTCGAGGAGACCGCGGTCATGGTGGACACCTTCGCGCCGCTCGAGCTCGGCGAGGCCGGCCGCGCCGTCGAGGACCCGGCGTACGCCTGGAGCTGGGCCGGCCGGTCGGTCAGTCGGCCACCGGCTGCCCACTGA
- a CDS encoding fumarylacetoacetate hydrolase family protein has product MTGFGLDHLPYGVFSVAGGPRRVGVRLHDTVVDLHALTGRAEFAEASLNAFLALGPEVWRQTREELTTLVPDAPGVPLEDATLHLPFEVADYVDFYASEHHATNVGRLFRPDQEPLLPNWKHLPVAYHGRAGTVVVSGTPVVRPRGQRVSTGSTNGGTAAPEYGPSRRLDIEAELGFVVGVPSSLGDPVPHDALADHVFGVVGVNDWSARDVQAWEYVPLGPFLGKSFATSVAAWVTPLAALDAAWCALPPQDPTPLPHLGPGATRGLDIEVEVELDGEVVSRPPYRTMYWSPAQMLAHLTSNGASVRTGDLFASGTISGPEPDQRGSFLELWWGERFLEDGAEVVLRYSAPGTGGGRIALGEVRGRVEPSRHA; this is encoded by the coding sequence ATGACCGGCTTCGGCCTCGACCACCTGCCGTACGGCGTCTTCTCGGTCGCCGGTGGCCCGCGCCGGGTCGGGGTCCGGCTGCACGACACGGTGGTCGACCTGCACGCGCTGACCGGGCGGGCGGAGTTCGCCGAGGCGTCCCTCAACGCCTTCCTCGCGCTCGGCCCCGAGGTCTGGCGGCAGACCCGGGAGGAGCTCACGACCCTGGTCCCGGACGCCCCCGGCGTACCCCTCGAGGACGCGACGCTGCACCTGCCGTTCGAGGTCGCCGACTACGTCGACTTCTACGCCTCCGAGCACCACGCGACCAACGTCGGGCGGCTGTTCCGGCCCGACCAGGAGCCGCTGCTGCCGAACTGGAAGCACCTCCCCGTCGCCTACCACGGCCGGGCCGGGACCGTCGTGGTCAGCGGCACCCCCGTGGTGCGCCCGCGCGGCCAGCGGGTCTCGACCGGCTCGACCAACGGGGGGACGGCGGCGCCCGAGTACGGCCCGAGCCGGCGGCTCGACATCGAGGCCGAGCTCGGGTTCGTGGTCGGCGTGCCGAGCAGCCTGGGCGACCCGGTGCCGCACGACGCGCTCGCCGATCACGTCTTCGGCGTCGTGGGGGTCAACGACTGGTCCGCGCGCGACGTCCAGGCCTGGGAGTACGTGCCGCTCGGCCCGTTCCTCGGCAAGTCGTTCGCCACCTCGGTGGCCGCGTGGGTGACCCCGCTCGCCGCGCTCGACGCGGCGTGGTGCGCGCTGCCGCCGCAGGACCCCACGCCGCTGCCGCACCTCGGCCCCGGCGCGACCCGCGGCCTGGACATCGAGGTGGAGGTCGAGCTGGACGGCGAGGTCGTCAGCCGGCCGCCGTACCGGACCATGTACTGGTCGCCCGCGCAGATGCTCGCCCACCTGACCTCGAACGGCGCCTCGGTGCGCACCGGCGACCTCTTCGCCTCCGGCACGATCAGCGGCCCGGAGCCCGACCAGCGCGGCTCCTTCCTGGAGCTCTGGTGGGGCGAGCGGTTCCTCGAGGACGGCGCCGAGGTGGTGCTGCGCTACTCCGCGCCCGGGACCGGCGGCGGGCGGATCGCCCTGGGCGAGGTGCGGGGCCGCGTCGAGCCGTCCCGGCACGCCTAG